One window of the Bombus affinis isolate iyBomAffi1 chromosome 10, iyBomAffi1.2, whole genome shotgun sequence genome contains the following:
- the LOC126921107 gene encoding pancreatic triacylglycerol lipase-like isoform X1, with protein sequence MKMMWIALLFIRLPAISAMQDHILEENVKIDTSGDRIDNNSSSFRNSNLTAFIYTLSNSSSFIDYRKNSQSDQVDCFGLGKRVAAILEWFFMSNSSGNALDVQFFLSSRKQPRRVQVLIGKQFGLEWTDFQIERRTIVIVHGFLSHGQQSWINEMEKAFLQWNDVNVVIVDWSAGGNTWNYYKAAVNTKVIGYQIARFLEHVENATTSTQGNSDNSNWGPLHLVGHSLGAHICGFAAKELKKRRSRWEVQRITGLDPAQPCFKNVHSTMKLHKSDAPFVDIIHTNGKLLSEIGLGLPEPIGLIFVHTLCIHRVLCYCENERTDEQFVLGHVDFYPNGGRSQPGCLKIDSSYFEYLPIPLRAINKSICSHGRSYVYLTESLISEVKHNCTFWAHHWDLSYRNLIQLATEPCDKTVCAEMGINAINYPQRGTFFVATSNIPPFCVNGTRIINEVIVQLERDYADELCD encoded by the exons ATGAAAATGATGTGGATTGCATTACTGTTCATCAGATTGCCTGCGATTTCTGCCATGCAGGATCACATTTTggaagaaaatgtaaaaatagatACAAGTGGAGATCGTATTGATAACAATTCATCGAGTTTTCGTAATAGCAATTTGACGGCTTTCATCTATACACTCTCGAATTCCTCGAGTTTTATTGACTATCGAAAAAATTCCCAATCAGATCAAGTGGATTGTTTTGGTTTAGGAAAAAGAGTAGCTGCGATTTTAGAATGGTTTTTTATGAGTAATTCGAGTGGAAATGCTTTGGATGTTcaatttttcctttcttcgagAAAACAACCACGACGCGTTCAGGTACTTATCGGTAAACAATTTGGCTTGGAGTGGACAGATTTTCAaatcgaacgaagaacgatcgTGATAGTCCACGGATTCTTATCGCATGGTCAACAATCGTGGATCAATGAAATGGAAAAAGCATTTCTTCAATGG AACGACGTTAATGTTGTAATTGTAGATTGGAGTGCCGGAGGCAATACTTGGAATTACTACAAAGCGGCAGTTAACACAAAAGTAATAGGATATCAAATTGCAAG ATTTCTAGAACATGTAGAGAATGCAACAACAAGTACACAAGGTAATTCCGACAACAGTAATTGGGGACCATTGCATTTAGTAGGCCATAGTCTTGGAGCACATATTTGCGGGTTTGCTGCGAAAGAACTGAAAAAAAGGCGAAGTAGGTGGGAAGTCCAGAGAATAACAGGATTGGATCCTGCACAACCTTGTTTCAAGAATGTACATTCTACGATGAAACTTCACAAATCCGATGCACCATTCGTCGATATTATCCATACTAATGGGAAATTACTTTCGGAGATTGGATTAGGTTTACCGGAACCGATAGGTTTGATATTTGTACATACATTGTGTATACACCGTGTTTTATGCTACTGCGAGAATGAACGAACGGACGAACAATTTGTATTAGGTCATGTTGATTTCTATCCTAACGGTGGCAGAAGCCAGCCTGGCTGCTTAAAAATCGATTCTTCGTATTTTGAATATTTACCAATTCCTCTTCGAG CAATTAACAAATCTATATGCAGCCATGGACGCTCGTACGTTTACTTAACGGAGTCTTTGATATCCGAGGTTAAGCATAATTGCACTTTTTGGGCACATCATTGGGATCTATCGTATCGAAACCTGATACAACTAGCAACAGAACCGTGCGATAAAACTGTTTGTGCCGAAATGGGCATAAACGCGATAAATTATCCTCAACGAGGAACATTCTTTGTCGCAACTTCCAACATTCCACCCTTTTGCG TTAACGGTACTCGTATAATCAATGAAGTAATAGTACAATTGGAGAGGGATTACGCAGACGAACTTTGTGATTAA
- the LOC126921097 gene encoding exosome component 10 translates to MDTTEDCSGKCQALENENQQVNQLIPGYENFHDYVQEAFDAIKLGIKCANNLPTGSNFNYYSCFPSFLKVKDENTKLLTDVMQHLLGLAGVKGNISNLDIEEKFDLLLETNDMLLDRANALMDKECGITKNTEVELLVSSTKGQPDGINGSWNKQAYRSQATENIHSVSLLAGKNIQRPQLMFKDKIDNSSKPWCPRIKDKPNSLKPLAIYLEEGENGEIFSHPYEYELDMFVPPNDQLKKSVPRKYKPLEETLLVMIKDPSDIKLLIEDLKRYKEIAIDLEHHSYRSFQGITCLMQISTGDTDYLIDTLSLRSELHELNEIFTKSTILKVFHGADLDIQWLQRDLSLYVVNMFDTHQAAKQLNLPYLSLAYLLKHYCNVDPDKHFQMADWRIRPLPEKLIKYAREDTHYLLYIKDLLRNALIDVANGQINILKAVYDRSTEICKNTYIKPVWTEESCMIMYRKSQKMFNNKQLYALKELHKWRDQTARGEDDSIGYVLPNHMLLNIAETLPREMQGILACCDSIPPLVRQNLLKLHKIILKAREQPLIKPVIEDDIRQRLTQRNPDNNLKTWMYSPHDIPSDMEARADLPCLLDENNIIEEQISNIAMKHAVTVFDSPTPSEDEEAETDEQESNRKKRFLFVSPFERYKRVIPMIAEQEAQERERLRQEEENRLNELKSKEDEIAESKNRIYEHFKRVSQMATEGSVSVLPKKPSQTPLSQMSGRKRKRDSNINKQDEVHDKKIKDDLSNPTPMLETKTAQYAKQESDEIELLSEEQNVPESITKSRKPASSNETINPLRARKKGEKDCIIKELKKKGMMPSKTFDYKVVDFSTFQGGSTNVSNQVNFEQTMKRKREKTRKRKKQKLNI, encoded by the exons ATGGATACTACGGAAGATTGCAGTGGCAAATGCCAAGCATTAGAAAATGAGAATCAACAAGTTAACCAATTAATACCTGGATATGAGAATTTTCACGATTATGTTCAG GAAGCATTCGATGCCATAAAACTTGGAATTAAATGTGCTAATAATTTACCAACTGGatcaaatttcaattattactCGTGTTTTCCCAGTTTCCTCAAAGTCAAGGATGAAAATACAAAATTGTTAACGGACGTTATGCAGCATTTATTGGGGTTAGCTGGCGTAAAGGGCAATATATCGAATCTTGATATCGAAGAGAAGTTTGATCTTCTGTTAGAAACGAACGACATGCTTTTGGACCGAGCC AATGCCTTAATGGACAAAGAATGTGGCATCACTAAGAATACCGAAGTAGAATTGCTGGTGTCAAGCACAAAGGGCCAACCAGATGGAATTAACGGTTCATGGAACAAACAAGCTTATCGATCGCAAGCCACGGAGAATATTCATTCTGTTAGTTTATTAGCCGGTAAAAATATTCAAAGGCCGCAACTAATGTTCAAAGACAAAATTGACAATAGCTCTAAACCCTGGTGTCCTAGAATTAAAGACAAACCCAATTCTTTGAAACCTTTGGCTATTTATTTGGAAGAAGGTGAAAATGGTGAAATCTTTAGTCATCCTTATGAATACGAGCTGGATATGTTTGTCCCTCCTAATGATCAGTTGAAAAAATCGGTACCAAGAAAGTATAAACCCCTGGAAGAAACGCTATTGGTAATGATCAAAGATCCGTCGGATATTAAGTTATTGATAGAAGATCTAAAAAGGTATAAAGAAATTGCTATAGATTTGGAACATCATTCGTATAGAAGCTTTCAAGGAATCACCTGTTTGATGCAGATCTCAACAGGAGATACAGATTACCTGATTGATACTCTGTCGTTACGATCTGAATTACACGAGCTAAACGAAATTTTTACCAAGTCTACGATACTAAAAGTTTTTCACGGAGCAGATTTGGACATTCAGTGGCTTCAGAGAGACTTATCTCTGTACGTAGTAAATATGTTTGATACGCATCAAGCGGCAAAACAACTTAACCTGCCGTACTTAAGTTTAGCATATTTACTAAAACATTACTGTAACGTAGATCCTGATAAACATTTTCAAATGGCAGATTGGCGCATAAGGCCTTTACCAGAGAAACTTATAAAATACGCCAGGGAGGATACGCATTATTTACTGTACATAAAGGATTTATTAAGGAATGCTTTAATAGACGTTGCTAATGGACAAATCAATATTTTGAAAGCTGTATACGACAGAAGTACAGAGATTTGTAAAAACACTTATATAAAACCAGTTTGGACGGAGGAAAGTTGCATGATTATGTATAGAAAGAGTCAGaaaatgtttaataataaaCAGCTTTATGCTCTGAAAGAATTGCATAAATGGAGAGATCAAACTGCCAGAGGGGAAGATGATAGTATTGGTTACGTATTGCCAAATCATATGTTATTGAACATAGCTGAAACATTACCTCGTGAAATGCAAGGAATTTTGGCATGCTGCGACTCTATTCCTCCTTTGGTTAGACAGAATTTATTAAAActacataaaataatattgaagGCTAGGGAACAGCCACTTATTAAGCCAGTCATTGAAGACGATATCAGGCAAAGATTGACGCAAAGAAATCCTGACAACAATTTAAAAACGTGGATGTATTCACCTCATGATATTCCCAGTGATATGGAAGCACGAGCTGACTTACCATGCTTGTTAGATGAAAACAACATAATAGAAGAGCAAATTTCGAATATTGCGATGAAGCATGCAGTGACTGTGTTTGACAGCCCAACTCCGTCTGAG GATGAGGAAGCAGAAACGGACGAACAGGAAAGTAATAGAAAAAAGAGGTTTCTCTTCGTAAGTCCGTTTGAACGATACAAACGGGTTATACCTATGATAGCGGAACAAGAAGCACAGGAAAGAGAAAGGCtaagacaagaagaagaaaatcgTTTGAATGAACTAAAAAGTAAAGAAGATGAAATAGCAGAGAGTAAAAACAGAATTTACGAACACTTTAAACGTGTTTCTCAAATGGCGACAGAAGGAAGTGTGTCAGTTTTACCAAAAAAACCATCTCAAACTCCGCTGAGTCAAATGTCGGGTCGTAAAAGAAAACGAGATTCAAATATTAACAAACAAGATGAAGTACACGACAAAAAAATTAAAGATGATTTATCAAACCCAACTCCAATGTTAGAAACCAAAACTGCTCAATATGCGAAACAAGAATCGGATGAAATTGAACTTTTAAGCGAAGAGCAAAATGTACCAGAAAGTATTACAAAAAGTCGGAAACCAGCATCGAGTAATGAAACTATTAATCCGTTACG CgcaagaaaaaaaggagaaaaggatTGTATAATTAAGGAATTGAAAAAGAAAGGTATGATGCCATCAAAAACATTCGACTATAAAGTCGTAGATTTTAGTACTTTTCAAGGAGGTAGTACAAACGTATCCAACCAAGTAAACTTTGAACAAACAATG aagaggaaaagagaaaagacacgaaaaaggaagaagcaaaaattgaatatataa
- the LOC126921096 gene encoding nostrin isoform X5 codes for MSTSSLFYKDKYAGGQGGFEDVRRYVKQGGDFCKELASILHERAELEATYAKGLSKLSNKLTKACAKDQGGNGSGGVNEAWRCVGEEMEAAAEAHRIWGITLSEQLAKPIRVGVAEAQGRSRKSIENSVDKAGKSLHEWRNIAIKSKKQSFACARENERLQDLARLQSISQSQQSNNKSSTHHMTEKEVSKLEARRRKAEDSSRRADTEFYTVSVRAERARLEYESTMRKGAKQMELLEEERLSALKDLANVYLAHLQALAPRLQQSADRLAAPIRNCNVSQDIEILKNLIRRVESNDGCNAEQLLPDFYAEHVTLAMNRERRKQALVRVLHLIRQDLERERRGREGLETLHRAFIATPAFAADESTQNVTEKLHHMRSMLLYLEAARYKVGGTLAEVEGSKRDKHPLAEHILVSRDKQGLQQSVLKIPSWAKNESFEIQEDEDEMDVHLVKDHDTESRHWADRTAGDGNSENPPDEDDFSDFDEFSSHSEDNNNQDVDANETSGKSDATEQCRAIYQYSANLNDELSLSPGDLITVHQKQPDGWWIGECRGRTGIFPATYVQVIN; via the exons GGTGGACAAGGTGGATTCGAAGATGTTCGAAGGTACGTGAAACAGGGCGGAGATTTCTGCAAGGAATTGGCATCGATCCTACACGAAAG AGCGGAACTAGAAGCGACTTATGCCAAAGGACTCAGCAAACTGAGCAACAAACTGACTAAGGCGTGCGCAAAGGATCAAG GTGGCAACGGGAGCGGAGGTGTGAACGAAGCGTGGAGATGCGTCGGCGAGGAGATGGAGGCTGCCGCAGAAGCTCATAGGATCTGGGGAATCACGCTTAGCGAACAACTCGCCAAACCGATCAGA GTAGGAGTAGCAGAGGCTCAAGGACGTTCGAGGAAATCTATCGAGAATTCCGTGGATAAGGCCGGGAAGTCTCTTCACGAGTGGCGTAACATTGCGATAAAAAGTAAAAAGCAAAGTTTCGCTTGTGCACGGGAAAACGAGAGGTTGCAAGACCTCGCGAGGCTGCAATCGATCAGTCAGAGTCAGCAGAGCAATAACAAATCGTCGACCCATCATATGACGGAGAAGGAGGTCAGTAAGCTCGAAGCGAGGAGGAGAAAGGCCGAGGACTCGTCTCGTAGGGCGGACACGGAGTTTTACACGGTGAGCGTGAGAGCCGAGAGAGCTAGGCTCGAGTACGAAAGCACCATGAGGAAAGGAGCCAAACAAATGGAACTTCTCGAAGAGGAACGATTGAGCGCTCTTAAAGATCTCGCGAACGTTTATTTAGCCCATCTGCAAGCCCTAGCTCCCCGTCTGCAACAG AGTGCAGACCGTTTGGCAGCTCCTATACGTAACTGTAACGTGTCCCAAGACATCGAAATCTTGAAGAATCTTATACGCAGAGTAGAGAGCAACGACGGGTGTAACGCCGAACAATTGCTCCCAGACTTTTATGCCGAACACGTTACTCTAGCGATGAACAGAGAACGTCGGAAACAAGCGCTGGTAAGAGTCCTTCATCTGATCAGACAGGACTTGGAGCGCGAGAGGCGCGGCAGGGAAGGTTTGGAAACTCTTCACCGAGCTTTCATTGCAACACCGGCATTCGCGGCGGATGAGAGCACGCAAAACGTAACGGAAAAACTACACCAT ATGCGTTCTATGTTATTGTATTTGGAGGCAGCGAGGTATAAAGTTGGAGGAACATTGGCCGAAGTAGAAGGCAGTAAACGAGACAAACATCCGTTGGCCGAACATATTTTAGTTTCAAGGGATAAACAGGGTTTGCAGCAAAGTGTCCTTAAG ATTCCTTCTTGGGCAAAGAACGAATCGTTTGAGATTCAGGAGGATGAAGACGAAATGGATGTTCATCTCGTAAAGGATCACGATACCGAGAGTCGTCATTGGGCCGATCGAACAGCTGGCGATGGAAACTCGGAGAATCCACCGGACGAGGATGACTTTAGTGATTTCGATGAATTCAGTAGTCATTCCGAGGACAATAATAATCAAGACGTCGATGCCAACGAAACGAGTGGCAAGTCCGACGCAACGGAGCAATGTAGAGCAATCTATCAATACTCGGCAAATTTAAACGACGAGCTTAGCTTAAGTCCTGGGGACTTGATAACGGTACATCAAAAACAACCAGACGGTTGGTGGATAGGAGAGTGTAGAGGACGAACTGGAATATTTCCAGCCACTTACGTTCAAGTTATTAATTGA
- the LOC126921107 gene encoding pancreatic triacylglycerol lipase-like isoform X2 → MKMMWIALLFIRLPAISAMQDHILEENVKIDTSGDRIDNNSSSFRNSNLTAFIYTLSNSSSFIDYRKNSQSDQVDCFGLGKRVAAILEWFFMSNSSGNALDVQFFLSSRKQPRRVQVLIGKQFGLEWTDFQIERRTIVIVHGFLSHGQQSWINEMEKAFLQWNDVNVVIVDWSAGGNTWNYYKAAVNTKVIGYQIARFLEHVENATTSTQGNSDNSNWGPLHLVGHSLGAHICGFAAKELKKRRSRWEVQRITGLDPAQPCFKNVHSTMKLHKSDAPFVDIIHTNGKLLSEIGLGLPEPIGHVDFYPNGGRSQPGCLKIDSSYFEYLPIPLRAINKSICSHGRSYVYLTESLISEVKHNCTFWAHHWDLSYRNLIQLATEPCDKTVCAEMGINAINYPQRGTFFVATSNIPPFCVNGTRIINEVIVQLERDYADELCD, encoded by the exons ATGAAAATGATGTGGATTGCATTACTGTTCATCAGATTGCCTGCGATTTCTGCCATGCAGGATCACATTTTggaagaaaatgtaaaaatagatACAAGTGGAGATCGTATTGATAACAATTCATCGAGTTTTCGTAATAGCAATTTGACGGCTTTCATCTATACACTCTCGAATTCCTCGAGTTTTATTGACTATCGAAAAAATTCCCAATCAGATCAAGTGGATTGTTTTGGTTTAGGAAAAAGAGTAGCTGCGATTTTAGAATGGTTTTTTATGAGTAATTCGAGTGGAAATGCTTTGGATGTTcaatttttcctttcttcgagAAAACAACCACGACGCGTTCAGGTACTTATCGGTAAACAATTTGGCTTGGAGTGGACAGATTTTCAaatcgaacgaagaacgatcgTGATAGTCCACGGATTCTTATCGCATGGTCAACAATCGTGGATCAATGAAATGGAAAAAGCATTTCTTCAATGG AACGACGTTAATGTTGTAATTGTAGATTGGAGTGCCGGAGGCAATACTTGGAATTACTACAAAGCGGCAGTTAACACAAAAGTAATAGGATATCAAATTGCAAG ATTTCTAGAACATGTAGAGAATGCAACAACAAGTACACAAGGTAATTCCGACAACAGTAATTGGGGACCATTGCATTTAGTAGGCCATAGTCTTGGAGCACATATTTGCGGGTTTGCTGCGAAAGAACTGAAAAAAAGGCGAAGTAGGTGGGAAGTCCAGAGAATAACAGGATTGGATCCTGCACAACCTTGTTTCAAGAATGTACATTCTACGATGAAACTTCACAAATCCGATGCACCATTCGTCGATATTATCCATACTAATGGGAAATTACTTTCGGAGATTGGATTAGGTTTACCGGAACCGATAG GTCATGTTGATTTCTATCCTAACGGTGGCAGAAGCCAGCCTGGCTGCTTAAAAATCGATTCTTCGTATTTTGAATATTTACCAATTCCTCTTCGAG CAATTAACAAATCTATATGCAGCCATGGACGCTCGTACGTTTACTTAACGGAGTCTTTGATATCCGAGGTTAAGCATAATTGCACTTTTTGGGCACATCATTGGGATCTATCGTATCGAAACCTGATACAACTAGCAACAGAACCGTGCGATAAAACTGTTTGTGCCGAAATGGGCATAAACGCGATAAATTATCCTCAACGAGGAACATTCTTTGTCGCAACTTCCAACATTCCACCCTTTTGCG TTAACGGTACTCGTATAATCAATGAAGTAATAGTACAATTGGAGAGGGATTACGCAGACGAACTTTGTGATTAA
- the LOC126921096 gene encoding nostrin isoform X3, with protein MRNEVAFYRRFFGGPALTIASYSEKGGQGGFEDVRRYVKQGGDFCKELASILHERAELEATYAKGLSKLSNKLTKACAKDQGGNGSGGVNEAWRCVGEEMEAAAEAHRIWGITLSEQLAKPIRVGVAEAQGRSRKSIENSVDKAGKSLHEWRNIAIKSKKQSFACARENERLQDLARLQSISQSQQSNNKSSTHHMTEKEVSKLEARRRKAEDSSRRADTEFYTVSVRAERARLEYESTMRKGAKQMELLEEERLSALKDLANVYLAHLQALAPRLQQSADRLAAPIRNCNVSQDIEILKNLIRRVESNDGCNAEQLLPDFYAEHVTLAMNRERRKQALVRVLHLIRQDLERERRGREGLETLHRAFIATPAFAADESTQNVTEKLHHMRSMLLYLEAARYKVGGTLAEVEGSKRDKHPLAEHILVSRDKQGLQQSVLKIPSWAKNESFEIQEDEDEMDVHLVKDHDTESRHWADRTAGDGNSENPPDEDDFSDFDEFSSHSEDNNNQDVDANETSGKSDATEQCRAIYQYSANLNDELSLSPGDLITVHQKQPDGWWIGECRGRTGIFPATYVQVIN; from the exons GGTGGACAAGGTGGATTCGAAGATGTTCGAAGGTACGTGAAACAGGGCGGAGATTTCTGCAAGGAATTGGCATCGATCCTACACGAAAG AGCGGAACTAGAAGCGACTTATGCCAAAGGACTCAGCAAACTGAGCAACAAACTGACTAAGGCGTGCGCAAAGGATCAAG GTGGCAACGGGAGCGGAGGTGTGAACGAAGCGTGGAGATGCGTCGGCGAGGAGATGGAGGCTGCCGCAGAAGCTCATAGGATCTGGGGAATCACGCTTAGCGAACAACTCGCCAAACCGATCAGA GTAGGAGTAGCAGAGGCTCAAGGACGTTCGAGGAAATCTATCGAGAATTCCGTGGATAAGGCCGGGAAGTCTCTTCACGAGTGGCGTAACATTGCGATAAAAAGTAAAAAGCAAAGTTTCGCTTGTGCACGGGAAAACGAGAGGTTGCAAGACCTCGCGAGGCTGCAATCGATCAGTCAGAGTCAGCAGAGCAATAACAAATCGTCGACCCATCATATGACGGAGAAGGAGGTCAGTAAGCTCGAAGCGAGGAGGAGAAAGGCCGAGGACTCGTCTCGTAGGGCGGACACGGAGTTTTACACGGTGAGCGTGAGAGCCGAGAGAGCTAGGCTCGAGTACGAAAGCACCATGAGGAAAGGAGCCAAACAAATGGAACTTCTCGAAGAGGAACGATTGAGCGCTCTTAAAGATCTCGCGAACGTTTATTTAGCCCATCTGCAAGCCCTAGCTCCCCGTCTGCAACAG AGTGCAGACCGTTTGGCAGCTCCTATACGTAACTGTAACGTGTCCCAAGACATCGAAATCTTGAAGAATCTTATACGCAGAGTAGAGAGCAACGACGGGTGTAACGCCGAACAATTGCTCCCAGACTTTTATGCCGAACACGTTACTCTAGCGATGAACAGAGAACGTCGGAAACAAGCGCTGGTAAGAGTCCTTCATCTGATCAGACAGGACTTGGAGCGCGAGAGGCGCGGCAGGGAAGGTTTGGAAACTCTTCACCGAGCTTTCATTGCAACACCGGCATTCGCGGCGGATGAGAGCACGCAAAACGTAACGGAAAAACTACACCAT ATGCGTTCTATGTTATTGTATTTGGAGGCAGCGAGGTATAAAGTTGGAGGAACATTGGCCGAAGTAGAAGGCAGTAAACGAGACAAACATCCGTTGGCCGAACATATTTTAGTTTCAAGGGATAAACAGGGTTTGCAGCAAAGTGTCCTTAAG ATTCCTTCTTGGGCAAAGAACGAATCGTTTGAGATTCAGGAGGATGAAGACGAAATGGATGTTCATCTCGTAAAGGATCACGATACCGAGAGTCGTCATTGGGCCGATCGAACAGCTGGCGATGGAAACTCGGAGAATCCACCGGACGAGGATGACTTTAGTGATTTCGATGAATTCAGTAGTCATTCCGAGGACAATAATAATCAAGACGTCGATGCCAACGAAACGAGTGGCAAGTCCGACGCAACGGAGCAATGTAGAGCAATCTATCAATACTCGGCAAATTTAAACGACGAGCTTAGCTTAAGTCCTGGGGACTTGATAACGGTACATCAAAAACAACCAGACGGTTGGTGGATAGGAGAGTGTAGAGGACGAACTGGAATATTTCCAGCCACTTACGTTCAAGTTATTAATTGA
- the LOC126921096 gene encoding nostrin isoform X4 — MAADASNGKITIRLFEQATANTDEGGQGGFEDVRRYVKQGGDFCKELASILHERAELEATYAKGLSKLSNKLTKACAKDQGGNGSGGVNEAWRCVGEEMEAAAEAHRIWGITLSEQLAKPIRVGVAEAQGRSRKSIENSVDKAGKSLHEWRNIAIKSKKQSFACARENERLQDLARLQSISQSQQSNNKSSTHHMTEKEVSKLEARRRKAEDSSRRADTEFYTVSVRAERARLEYESTMRKGAKQMELLEEERLSALKDLANVYLAHLQALAPRLQQSADRLAAPIRNCNVSQDIEILKNLIRRVESNDGCNAEQLLPDFYAEHVTLAMNRERRKQALVRVLHLIRQDLERERRGREGLETLHRAFIATPAFAADESTQNVTEKLHHMRSMLLYLEAARYKVGGTLAEVEGSKRDKHPLAEHILVSRDKQGLQQSVLKIPSWAKNESFEIQEDEDEMDVHLVKDHDTESRHWADRTAGDGNSENPPDEDDFSDFDEFSSHSEDNNNQDVDANETSGKSDATEQCRAIYQYSANLNDELSLSPGDLITVHQKQPDGWWIGECRGRTGIFPATYVQVIN, encoded by the exons GGTGGACAAGGTGGATTCGAAGATGTTCGAAGGTACGTGAAACAGGGCGGAGATTTCTGCAAGGAATTGGCATCGATCCTACACGAAAG AGCGGAACTAGAAGCGACTTATGCCAAAGGACTCAGCAAACTGAGCAACAAACTGACTAAGGCGTGCGCAAAGGATCAAG GTGGCAACGGGAGCGGAGGTGTGAACGAAGCGTGGAGATGCGTCGGCGAGGAGATGGAGGCTGCCGCAGAAGCTCATAGGATCTGGGGAATCACGCTTAGCGAACAACTCGCCAAACCGATCAGA GTAGGAGTAGCAGAGGCTCAAGGACGTTCGAGGAAATCTATCGAGAATTCCGTGGATAAGGCCGGGAAGTCTCTTCACGAGTGGCGTAACATTGCGATAAAAAGTAAAAAGCAAAGTTTCGCTTGTGCACGGGAAAACGAGAGGTTGCAAGACCTCGCGAGGCTGCAATCGATCAGTCAGAGTCAGCAGAGCAATAACAAATCGTCGACCCATCATATGACGGAGAAGGAGGTCAGTAAGCTCGAAGCGAGGAGGAGAAAGGCCGAGGACTCGTCTCGTAGGGCGGACACGGAGTTTTACACGGTGAGCGTGAGAGCCGAGAGAGCTAGGCTCGAGTACGAAAGCACCATGAGGAAAGGAGCCAAACAAATGGAACTTCTCGAAGAGGAACGATTGAGCGCTCTTAAAGATCTCGCGAACGTTTATTTAGCCCATCTGCAAGCCCTAGCTCCCCGTCTGCAACAG AGTGCAGACCGTTTGGCAGCTCCTATACGTAACTGTAACGTGTCCCAAGACATCGAAATCTTGAAGAATCTTATACGCAGAGTAGAGAGCAACGACGGGTGTAACGCCGAACAATTGCTCCCAGACTTTTATGCCGAACACGTTACTCTAGCGATGAACAGAGAACGTCGGAAACAAGCGCTGGTAAGAGTCCTTCATCTGATCAGACAGGACTTGGAGCGCGAGAGGCGCGGCAGGGAAGGTTTGGAAACTCTTCACCGAGCTTTCATTGCAACACCGGCATTCGCGGCGGATGAGAGCACGCAAAACGTAACGGAAAAACTACACCAT ATGCGTTCTATGTTATTGTATTTGGAGGCAGCGAGGTATAAAGTTGGAGGAACATTGGCCGAAGTAGAAGGCAGTAAACGAGACAAACATCCGTTGGCCGAACATATTTTAGTTTCAAGGGATAAACAGGGTTTGCAGCAAAGTGTCCTTAAG ATTCCTTCTTGGGCAAAGAACGAATCGTTTGAGATTCAGGAGGATGAAGACGAAATGGATGTTCATCTCGTAAAGGATCACGATACCGAGAGTCGTCATTGGGCCGATCGAACAGCTGGCGATGGAAACTCGGAGAATCCACCGGACGAGGATGACTTTAGTGATTTCGATGAATTCAGTAGTCATTCCGAGGACAATAATAATCAAGACGTCGATGCCAACGAAACGAGTGGCAAGTCCGACGCAACGGAGCAATGTAGAGCAATCTATCAATACTCGGCAAATTTAAACGACGAGCTTAGCTTAAGTCCTGGGGACTTGATAACGGTACATCAAAAACAACCAGACGGTTGGTGGATAGGAGAGTGTAGAGGACGAACTGGAATATTTCCAGCCACTTACGTTCAAGTTATTAATTGA